In Rahnella variigena, one DNA window encodes the following:
- the fruA gene encoding PTS fructose transporter subunit IIBC: MKTLLMIDSSLGQARSHLAKNLLAAAAVKAGHQVVEQAADAEVVIVASETVPNDAALAGKNIYTGDVADAVRDPQAFLQRALTEAKPYVAPVATAVAAPAASGPKRIVAVTACPTGVAHTFMAAEAIESEAKKRGWWVKVETRGSVGAGNAITPEEVAAADLVIVAADIEVDLAKFAGKPMYRTSTGLALKKTKQELDKALVEAEVFEPKSQGAATGAKKKEAGGTGPYRHLLTGVSYMLPMVVAGGLCIALSFVFGIKAFEVKGTLAAALMQIGGGSAFALMVPVLAGFIAFSIADRPGLTPGLIGGMLAVSTGAGFLGGIIAGFLAGYVAKAISGKLKLPQSMEALKPILIIPLVASLITGLVMIYIVGTPVAKIMVGLTNWLQSLGTANAVLLGAILGAMMCTDMGGPVNKASYAFGVALLSSSVYGPMAAIMAAGMVPPLAMGLATILASKKFEQGEREGGKAAMVLGLCFITEGAIPFAARDPMRVLPCCIAGGALTGALSMAFHAQLMAPHGGLFVLLIPGAITPILGYLVAIIAGTVLAGGAYAILKRSDAALAAKATA, encoded by the coding sequence ATGAAAACGCTGCTGATGATAGACAGTTCGCTCGGACAGGCTCGCAGCCATCTGGCGAAAAATTTGCTTGCTGCCGCTGCTGTGAAGGCAGGGCATCAGGTGGTTGAACAGGCCGCTGACGCTGAAGTCGTCATTGTTGCCAGTGAAACTGTGCCTAACGACGCCGCACTCGCGGGCAAAAATATTTATACCGGTGATGTTGCGGATGCTGTACGTGATCCGCAGGCATTCCTGCAACGTGCGCTGACCGAAGCCAAACCTTATGTTGCTCCGGTGGCTACTGCTGTCGCAGCTCCGGCTGCCAGCGGTCCAAAACGCATTGTTGCTGTGACTGCTTGTCCGACCGGCGTGGCACATACCTTTATGGCTGCTGAAGCCATTGAAAGTGAAGCGAAAAAACGTGGCTGGTGGGTAAAAGTCGAAACCCGCGGTTCCGTGGGTGCGGGCAATGCCATCACGCCTGAAGAAGTTGCAGCGGCCGATCTGGTGATTGTCGCGGCTGATATCGAAGTGGATCTGGCTAAATTTGCCGGTAAGCCGATGTACCGCACTTCTACCGGTCTGGCACTGAAAAAGACCAAACAGGAACTGGATAAAGCGCTGGTTGAAGCTGAAGTCTTTGAGCCAAAATCTCAGGGCGCGGCAACAGGTGCGAAGAAAAAAGAAGCGGGCGGCACCGGGCCTTATCGTCACCTGCTGACCGGCGTATCTTACATGCTGCCAATGGTTGTGGCGGGCGGTTTGTGTATCGCGCTTTCGTTCGTGTTCGGTATCAAAGCCTTTGAAGTGAAAGGTACGCTGGCTGCGGCGCTGATGCAAATCGGTGGTGGTTCAGCCTTTGCTCTGATGGTGCCAGTGCTGGCGGGCTTCATTGCCTTCTCCATCGCTGACCGTCCGGGTCTGACGCCGGGTCTTATCGGCGGTATGCTGGCAGTGAGCACGGGTGCAGGGTTCCTTGGCGGTATCATCGCCGGTTTCCTGGCGGGTTATGTGGCGAAAGCCATCAGCGGCAAGCTGAAATTACCGCAAAGTATGGAAGCCCTGAAGCCTATCCTGATCATTCCATTGGTCGCGAGCTTGATTACCGGTCTGGTGATGATTTATATCGTTGGTACGCCGGTCGCTAAAATCATGGTTGGCCTGACTAACTGGTTGCAATCTCTGGGTACAGCGAACGCGGTTCTGCTCGGCGCGATCCTCGGTGCGATGATGTGTACCGACATGGGTGGCCCGGTAAACAAAGCCTCTTACGCATTCGGCGTGGCATTGTTGAGTTCTTCCGTGTACGGCCCGATGGCTGCCATCATGGCTGCCGGTATGGTGCCACCGCTGGCAATGGGTCTGGCAACGATTCTGGCGAGTAAGAAGTTCGAGCAGGGCGAGCGCGAAGGCGGCAAGGCTGCCATGGTGCTGGGTCTGTGCTTCATTACTGAAGGTGCCATTCCGTTCGCAGCCCGTGACCCGATGCGTGTTCTGCCATGCTGTATCGCAGGTGGCGCACTGACCGGTGCTCTGTCAATGGCCTTCCATGCACAACTGATGGCGCCACACGGCGGTCTGTTCGTGCTGTTAATCCCGGGTGCAATCACTCCGATCCTGGGTTATCTGGTGGCGATTATCGCCGGTACCGTTCTGGCCGGCGGTGCTTACGCGATTCTGAAACGTTCAGATGCTGCGTTAGCTGCGAAAGCCACTGCATAA
- the nfo gene encoding deoxyribonuclease IV, producing the protein MKFVGAHVSAAGGVDQAVLRAHELEATAFALFTKNQRQWKAAPLPEDVIEKFKLACEKYGYKSNQILPHDSYLINLGHPVTEALEKSREAFLDELQRCEQLGLSLLNFHPGSHLMQIEEDKCLERISESLNIALDKTKGVTAVIENTAGQGSNLGFRFEHLAKIIDGVEDKSRVGVCIDTCHAFAAGYDLRTAEECEKTFKHFEEVVGFKYLRGMHLNDAKSEFNSRVDRHHSLGEGNIGNTVFSWMMKDARFDGIPMILETVNPDIWKDEIAWLKAQQKSENDEAAA; encoded by the coding sequence ATGAAGTTTGTGGGAGCACACGTCAGTGCAGCCGGTGGTGTCGATCAGGCGGTATTGCGCGCACATGAGCTGGAAGCCACGGCTTTTGCGCTTTTCACCAAGAATCAGCGTCAGTGGAAAGCCGCACCTTTGCCAGAAGATGTGATTGAAAAATTCAAACTGGCTTGTGAAAAATACGGCTACAAGAGCAACCAGATTTTACCGCACGACAGCTATCTGATTAACCTCGGACATCCTGTGACGGAAGCGCTGGAAAAATCCCGTGAAGCTTTCCTTGATGAATTGCAGCGCTGTGAGCAGTTAGGTCTGTCACTGCTGAATTTCCATCCGGGCAGCCATCTGATGCAAATCGAGGAAGACAAATGCCTCGAGCGGATTTCTGAATCCCTGAACATTGCGCTGGATAAAACCAAAGGCGTCACTGCCGTTATCGAAAATACCGCCGGTCAGGGCAGCAATCTCGGTTTCCGCTTTGAACATCTGGCGAAAATTATCGACGGCGTGGAAGACAAAAGCCGCGTCGGGGTCTGCATCGATACCTGCCACGCGTTTGCGGCCGGTTACGATTTGCGCACGGCAGAAGAATGCGAGAAAACGTTTAAACATTTCGAAGAAGTTGTGGGCTTTAAATACCTGCGCGGTATGCATCTGAACGATGCGAAAAGTGAATTCAACAGCCGCGTGGACCGTCATCATAGCCTCGGTGAAGGGAATATTGGCAATACCGTGTTCAGCTGGATGATGAAAGATGCCCGCTTCGACGGCATCCCGATGATCCTCGAAACCGTCAACCCTGATATCTGGAAAGATGAAATCGCCTGGCTGAAAGCGCAGCAGAAGTCGGAGAATGACGAAGCCGCCGCTTAA
- the fruK gene encoding 1-phosphofructokinase, whose amino-acid sequence MSRRVATITLNPAYDLVGYVPEIERGEVNLVQTTGLHAAGKGINVAKVLKDLGIDVTVGGFLGKENQDGFQLLFSDLGIANRFQVVNGRTRINVKLTEKDGEVSDFNFSGFNVTPADWERFVTDSLSWLGQFDMVAVSGSLPAGVDPDAFTDWMKRLRAQCPCIIFDSSREALVAGLKAAPWLVKPNRRELEIWAGRKLPELSDVVEAAHALRDQGIAHVVISLGAEGALWVNASGAWIAKPPACEVVSTVGAGDSMVGGLIYGLLMRESSEHTLRLATAVAALAVSQSNVGVTDRPQLAAMMARVDLKPF is encoded by the coding sequence ATGAGCCGCAGAGTTGCCACAATTACCTTAAACCCGGCGTACGATTTAGTCGGCTATGTGCCGGAAATCGAACGCGGTGAAGTCAATCTGGTGCAAACCACCGGTCTGCACGCCGCAGGTAAAGGCATCAACGTAGCGAAAGTGCTGAAAGATCTCGGCATCGACGTCACCGTGGGTGGTTTTCTCGGTAAAGAAAATCAGGACGGGTTCCAGCTGTTATTCAGTGATCTGGGCATTGCTAACCGCTTCCAGGTGGTGAATGGCCGTACCCGTATCAACGTGAAACTGACCGAAAAAGACGGCGAAGTCAGCGACTTTAACTTCTCCGGTTTCAACGTCACTCCTGCCGACTGGGAGCGTTTCGTGACGGATTCTCTGTCCTGGCTGGGTCAGTTTGACATGGTTGCCGTCAGTGGCAGCCTGCCAGCGGGCGTTGATCCTGACGCGTTCACCGACTGGATGAAACGCCTGCGTGCGCAGTGTCCGTGCATCATCTTTGACAGCAGCCGTGAAGCGCTGGTCGCCGGTCTGAAGGCGGCACCGTGGCTGGTCAAACCAAACCGTCGAGAACTGGAAATCTGGGCTGGCCGTAAATTGCCGGAACTGAGCGATGTGGTAGAAGCTGCGCATGCCTTGCGTGATCAGGGAATTGCCCACGTGGTGATTTCACTGGGCGCAGAAGGGGCATTGTGGGTTAACGCATCCGGTGCTTGGATTGCCAAACCGCCAGCCTGTGAAGTAGTCAGCACCGTGGGTGCCGGTGATTCCATGGTCGGTGGCCTGATCTACGGCTTACTGATGCGCGAATCCAGTGAACATACGCTGCGACTGGCAACGGCTGTTGCCGCGCTGGCTGTCAGCCAGAGTAATGTCGGTGTCACCGATCGTCCGCAGCTCGCGGCGATGATGGCCCGTGTTGACCTGAAACCCTTTTAA